The following proteins are encoded in a genomic region of Streptomyces sp. NBC_01723:
- a CDS encoding cyclic nucleotide-binding domain-containing protein: MTSITTLAAGLPTEHRERLLRAAREVSFAAGARLFEEGERADRFWIVRTGSVTLDLRVPGRRPAAIESLGHGELLGWSWHFPPYRWHLGAEAMTPVRAWEFDAEAVRGLCAQDPAFGRAVAVWVGNVVAQRLHAARIRLLDLYGPHGSGSLP, from the coding sequence ATGACCTCCATCACCACACTGGCCGCGGGCCTCCCGACGGAGCACCGTGAACGGCTCCTGCGAGCCGCTCGCGAGGTGTCCTTCGCGGCGGGCGCGCGCCTGTTCGAAGAGGGCGAGCGTGCCGACCGGTTCTGGATCGTCCGCACCGGCAGCGTCACCCTCGACCTGCGTGTGCCCGGCCGCCGGCCGGCCGCCATCGAGTCGCTCGGCCACGGGGAACTCCTCGGCTGGTCCTGGCACTTCCCGCCCTACCGGTGGCATCTGGGCGCTGAGGCGATGACCCCGGTTCGGGCCTGGGAGTTCGACGCCGAGGCCGTGCGTGGCCTGTGCGCCCAGGACCCGGCGTTCGGCCGTGCGGTCGCCGTCTGGGTCGGCAACGTGGTCGCCCAGAGGCTGCACGCGGCGCGCATCAGGCTGCTCGACCTGTACGGCCCGCACGGGAGCGGAAGCCTCCCATGA
- a CDS encoding CBS domain-containing protein, producing MYAGPRVVSDVMTHTVVAVGRDAPFKDIVTLMQQWKVSALPVLEGEGRVIGVVSEADLLPKEEFRDSDPDRFTQMRRLADLAKAGGLSAADVMSAPAVTVHPDATLAEAARIMARRSVKRLPVVSSEGLLEGVVSRGDLLRVFLRADEEIADEVEHDIVPIVFPGAARPVRVAVADGVVTLTGPFRDTSLVPVAARLVRAVEGVVDVECRVERDEPREAVGSNNP from the coding sequence CTGTACGCCGGTCCGCGCGTCGTGAGCGACGTCATGACGCACACCGTCGTGGCCGTGGGCCGCGACGCCCCGTTCAAGGACATCGTCACGCTCATGCAGCAGTGGAAGGTCAGTGCCCTGCCCGTGCTGGAGGGCGAGGGCCGGGTCATCGGCGTCGTCTCCGAGGCCGACCTGCTCCCCAAGGAGGAGTTCCGCGACAGCGACCCGGACCGGTTCACCCAGATGCGCCGTCTGGCCGACCTGGCCAAGGCGGGAGGGCTGAGCGCGGCAGACGTGATGTCCGCGCCCGCCGTCACCGTCCACCCCGACGCCACGCTGGCGGAGGCGGCCCGCATCATGGCCCGGCGGAGCGTCAAGCGACTGCCGGTGGTCAGCTCTGAGGGACTGCTGGAGGGTGTGGTGAGCCGGGGAGACCTGCTGCGAGTCTTCCTGCGCGCGGACGAGGAGATCGCCGACGAAGTCGAGCACGACATCGTGCCGATCGTCTTCCCGGGCGCGGCCCGCCCTGTCCGCGTGGCCGTCGCCGACGGCGTGGTCACGCTCACGGGCCCCTTCCGGGACACGTCCCTCGTCCCGGTCGCCGCCCGACTGGTCCGCGCGGTGGAGGGCGTGGTCGACGTCGAGTGCAGGGTCGAGCGTGACGAGCCTCGTGAGGCCGTGGGAAGCAACAACCCCTGA
- a CDS encoding pyridoxamine 5'-phosphate oxidase family protein, producing MYRNDGFLELGRQESLRRLSMADVGRVVFTRDALPAVLPVHFSLDGGGAVLLRTSAASEMARAVDGAVIAFEADEVDAAAHSGWSVVVTGPASVVTDPVDRQRLIRAGPRSWAARPGDLFVRIEPELVTGRELRGRQDLYGVPWPP from the coding sequence ATGTACCGCAACGACGGTTTCCTGGAACTGGGCAGGCAGGAGAGCCTGCGGAGGCTGTCGATGGCGGATGTGGGCCGTGTCGTCTTTACTCGCGACGCGCTGCCGGCGGTGCTGCCGGTCCACTTCTCGCTGGACGGGGGCGGTGCCGTTCTGCTGCGGACCTCGGCGGCGTCCGAGATGGCCCGCGCCGTCGACGGAGCGGTGATCGCCTTCGAGGCGGACGAGGTCGACGCGGCGGCGCACTCGGGGTGGAGTGTCGTCGTCACCGGTCCGGCCTCCGTGGTGACCGATCCCGTCGACCGGCAACGCCTGATCAGAGCCGGCCCCCGTTCGTGGGCCGCCCGGCCGGGCGACCTTTTCGTGCGGATCGAGCCGGAACTGGTAACCGGACGCGAACTCCGCGGCAGGCAGGACTTGTACGGAGTGCCCTGGCCGCCTTGA
- a CDS encoding zinc-dependent alcohol dehydrogenase family protein, with protein sequence MKGYVFHGPGRSAWENLPDPDLKDPTDAVVRVDAVTICGTDLHILKGDVPEVRPGTVLGHEAVGEVVEVGTDVRTVRPGDRVLVSCITACGRCRYCREGVYGQCLGGGGWILGHLIDGTQAEYVRVPFADLSVYPLPGAVSDEDAVLLADIFPTAYEVGVLNGRVRPGDTVVVVGAGPIGLAAVATARLFAPERIVAVDLAAARLEAARKLGAEAVADARETPEQLVADLTGGLGADVVIEAVGVPETFEMCTRMVRPGGHVANIGVHGKPASLHLEDLWIKNVTITTGLVDTHSTPTLLRMAASGRLPTSQLVTHTFPLERMEEAYEVFAGAADTGALKVVLGGPRHDVVAADAI encoded by the coding sequence ATGAAGGGCTACGTGTTCCACGGGCCGGGTCGGTCCGCGTGGGAGAACCTGCCCGATCCGGACCTCAAGGACCCCACCGACGCCGTGGTGCGGGTGGACGCAGTCACCATCTGCGGAACGGACCTGCACATCCTGAAGGGGGACGTCCCCGAGGTGCGCCCCGGAACCGTCCTCGGCCACGAGGCCGTCGGTGAGGTCGTCGAGGTCGGCACGGACGTGCGCACCGTGCGGCCCGGAGACCGCGTGCTGGTCTCCTGCATCACCGCCTGCGGACGGTGCCGCTACTGCCGTGAGGGCGTCTACGGTCAGTGCCTCGGAGGAGGCGGCTGGATCCTGGGCCACCTGATCGACGGCACACAGGCGGAGTACGTCCGGGTTCCGTTCGCCGACCTCTCGGTGTACCCCCTGCCGGGTGCCGTCAGCGACGAGGACGCCGTGCTGCTGGCCGACATCTTCCCGACGGCCTACGAGGTCGGCGTGCTCAACGGACGCGTCCGCCCCGGGGACACCGTCGTCGTCGTGGGCGCCGGACCCATAGGGCTGGCGGCCGTCGCCACGGCCCGGCTGTTCGCGCCCGAACGGATCGTCGCCGTGGACCTGGCCGCCGCCCGGCTGGAGGCTGCCCGCAAACTCGGTGCCGAGGCCGTGGCCGACGCACGGGAGACCCCGGAGCAGCTGGTGGCCGACCTCACCGGGGGCCTGGGCGCCGATGTCGTCATCGAGGCGGTCGGCGTACCGGAGACGTTCGAGATGTGCACCCGCATGGTGCGTCCCGGCGGACATGTCGCCAACATCGGCGTGCACGGAAAACCGGCGAGTCTGCATCTCGAGGACCTCTGGATCAAGAACGTCACGATCACCACCGGTCTGGTGGACACCCACTCCACGCCCACCCTGCTGCGTATGGCCGCGTCCGGCCGGCTCCCCACGTCCCAGCTGGTGACCCACACCTTCCCGCTGGAGCGTATGGAGGAGGCGTACGAGGTGTTCGCGGGTGCCGCCGACACCGGCGCCCTGAAGGTGGTCCTCGGAGGCCCGCGGCACGATGTCGTCGCCGCCGACGCCATCTGA
- a CDS encoding universal stress protein, protein MYLPLVVGVDGSEPSLRAVDWAADEAFLHRLPLLVLFASRWERYEGDALAHELGKPSERVLADDILRVAAGRARLRHRDLAVTSETVPDEAEHALVCAGRNASMIVLGSRGRSGFADRLLGSVCRAVAAGSDCPVVVLRGDHDNRAVGGRRDGLVVGVGEASASVLRFAFTEARLRRVPLTAVRAWRCPAPETIDHPLLTGEPARLYEERAAKELEAALEDTPADITVRRHTAEGPARRVLPAASAEADLLAVGRHTHAKLGRVTHTVLHRSSCPVVIVPERPRER, encoded by the coding sequence ATGTATCTGCCGTTGGTGGTCGGCGTCGACGGCTCCGAGCCCAGCCTGCGAGCCGTCGACTGGGCGGCCGACGAGGCCTTCCTGCACCGGCTTCCTCTGCTGGTGCTCTTCGCGAGCCGATGGGAGCGGTACGAGGGGGACGCGCTCGCACACGAACTGGGCAAGCCGTCCGAGAGGGTGCTGGCGGACGACATCCTGCGCGTCGCAGCGGGGCGCGCCCGGCTGCGACACCGGGACCTGGCGGTCACCTCCGAGACGGTGCCTGACGAAGCCGAGCACGCCCTGGTGTGCGCGGGACGCAACGCGTCCATGATCGTCTTGGGCAGCCGCGGTCGGAGCGGTTTCGCGGACAGGCTGCTGGGTTCCGTCTGCCGGGCCGTGGCCGCGGGCAGCGACTGCCCCGTCGTGGTGCTGCGCGGCGACCACGACAACAGGGCGGTCGGCGGACGGCGCGACGGTCTCGTCGTCGGTGTCGGAGAAGCGTCAGCCTCCGTCCTGCGATTCGCCTTCACGGAGGCGCGCTTGCGCCGTGTGCCTCTCACCGCCGTACGGGCGTGGCGCTGCCCCGCCCCCGAGACGATCGATCACCCGCTGCTGACCGGGGAACCGGCCCGCCTGTACGAGGAGCGGGCGGCCAAGGAACTGGAAGCCGCGCTGGAGGACACGCCGGCCGACATCACGGTGCGCAGGCACACCGCCGAGGGGCCGGCCCGCAGAGTACTGCCCGCCGCTTCGGCCGAAGCCGATCTGCTGGCGGTCGGCCGTCACACCCATGCGAAGCTCGGCCGTGTCACCCACACGGTGCTGCACCGTTCGTCGTGCCCCGTCGTCATCGTGCCCGAGCGGCCGCGAGAGCGCTGA
- a CDS encoding universal stress protein, producing the protein MTRMITVGIDGSPESRAAAEWAAREAELRDVPVRLLHVWEPVPEPMAQAPLLGADTHQHWTERVPRETAEGLERRHPGVGVMSEQLSGQPADALVKSSEGAELLVLGSRALSGLGGFLVGSVGQAVIAHTETPVVLVRAGEQATDEHVMDPSGIPSAATAFRPVVVGVDSDSPDDSVLDFAFEEARRRGTALHVVSGWQLPPYYPYVLAAGAAPEEGAVRRKASDLTRVLLPWRQKYPGVEVVEVSRSGSPARHLVDVSHDASLLVVGRRVRHNPFGAHIGAITHAVMHHATAPVAVVAHL; encoded by the coding sequence ATGACCCGCATGATCACCGTGGGGATCGACGGCTCGCCCGAGAGCCGAGCCGCCGCTGAATGGGCGGCCCGCGAGGCCGAGCTGCGCGACGTGCCGGTACGTCTGCTGCACGTCTGGGAGCCGGTGCCCGAGCCCATGGCCCAAGCCCCGCTCCTCGGCGCCGACACGCACCAGCACTGGACGGAGCGTGTTCCGCGGGAAACGGCCGAGGGACTGGAGCGTCGCCATCCTGGTGTCGGGGTGATGAGTGAGCAGCTGTCCGGCCAGCCGGCGGACGCACTGGTCAAGTCCAGCGAGGGGGCGGAACTGCTCGTCCTCGGATCGCGCGCCCTGAGCGGACTCGGCGGCTTCCTCGTCGGCTCGGTCGGACAGGCCGTGATCGCCCACACCGAGACCCCCGTGGTCCTCGTGCGAGCGGGCGAGCAGGCGACAGACGAGCACGTGATGGATCCCTCCGGAATCCCTTCTGCGGCCACCGCGTTCCGGCCCGTCGTCGTCGGGGTCGACAGCGACAGCCCCGACGACAGCGTCCTGGACTTCGCCTTCGAGGAGGCTCGACGCCGCGGCACCGCACTGCACGTGGTCAGCGGCTGGCAGCTGCCGCCGTACTACCCGTACGTGCTGGCTGCGGGTGCGGCACCCGAGGAAGGGGCGGTCCGCAGGAAGGCGTCCGACCTCACCCGGGTGTTGCTGCCCTGGCGGCAGAAGTACCCGGGCGTCGAGGTCGTCGAGGTGTCCCGCTCTGGCAGTCCCGCCCGCCATCTGGTCGACGTCTCGCACGACGCGTCCCTCCTGGTCGTCGGCCGACGCGTTCGTCACAACCCGTTCGGAGCGCACATCGGCGCCATCACCCACGCGGTGATGCACCACGCCACCGCCCCCGTCGCCGTTGTCGCGCACCTCTGA
- a CDS encoding sensor histidine kinase → MGEPEGAREVRLPQLRLDELLGELQARLDAARGTHDRVHSLLEAALSVGRELELEQALRGIVEAAATLVDAEYGALGVISPDGRRLSAFHTVGVGEEEIARIGPFPEGHGILGELIRHPEPLRLAKLSDHPASYGFPSHHPPMNTFLGVPIRVRDHVFGNLYLTEKRGGREFDEDDESVLATLAVAAGVAIDNARMYERSRLRERWLEVNAEIMHTLMSGAEQSDALRLIAERAQEITVSALGVVALPIPGTQDLAVEVAIGREAETWRGLVLPVEGSLVGAAYAGRAPVRSPDVAGDERISVGPPRFSGLGPAVAVPVVAGERLRGVVLLVRAASDPGFTQEETGSLQVFAAQAAVAMELAERRRDAEQIALLEDRDRIARDLHDLAIQRLFATAMTLQSAARFIQHAKAAERVQRAVGDLDETIKIIRSTIFGLRAREGDGTSSALRARAVRTVAETAPALGFAPGIRMEGLLDTHVPRDTVEHLVAVLTESLTNVARHAHAGRADVVLETDGTWVGLTVSDDGVGIPPGGHRSGLRNMAERACKLGGEMRLESPEGGGTRLVWRVPVAGEAAGPTP, encoded by the coding sequence GTGGGAGAACCCGAGGGGGCGCGGGAGGTGCGGCTGCCACAGCTGCGGCTGGACGAGCTGCTGGGCGAGTTGCAGGCCCGACTCGACGCTGCCCGCGGCACTCATGACCGGGTGCACAGCCTGCTGGAGGCGGCGCTCTCGGTGGGCCGGGAGCTGGAGCTGGAGCAGGCGCTGCGCGGCATCGTGGAGGCCGCGGCGACGCTCGTGGACGCCGAATACGGTGCGCTGGGCGTGATCAGCCCGGACGGCCGGCGGCTGTCCGCCTTCCACACCGTGGGGGTCGGCGAAGAGGAGATCGCCCGCATCGGTCCGTTCCCGGAGGGGCACGGCATCCTGGGGGAGCTGATCAGACACCCCGAGCCGCTGCGCCTGGCCAAGCTCTCCGACCACCCCGCCTCCTACGGGTTCCCGTCGCACCATCCGCCCATGAACACCTTCCTGGGCGTCCCCATCCGTGTCCGCGATCACGTCTTCGGCAACCTGTACCTGACGGAGAAGCGCGGCGGGCGGGAATTCGACGAGGACGACGAGTCGGTACTGGCCACCTTGGCCGTGGCGGCCGGCGTGGCGATCGACAACGCGAGGATGTACGAGAGATCCAGGCTGCGTGAGCGCTGGCTGGAGGTAAACGCGGAGATCATGCACACCCTGATGTCCGGTGCCGAGCAGAGCGACGCACTCAGGCTGATCGCGGAGCGGGCTCAGGAGATCACGGTGTCCGCTCTCGGGGTTGTGGCCTTGCCCATCCCCGGTACCCAGGATCTGGCGGTGGAGGTGGCGATCGGCCGCGAGGCCGAGACCTGGCGCGGACTGGTGCTGCCCGTGGAGGGCAGCCTCGTCGGCGCGGCGTACGCCGGCAGAGCACCGGTGAGGAGCCCGGACGTGGCGGGCGACGAGCGGATCTCGGTGGGCCCGCCGCGTTTCTCGGGACTGGGGCCCGCCGTGGCCGTACCCGTGGTTGCGGGCGAGCGTCTGCGCGGTGTGGTGCTGCTGGTGCGAGCGGCGTCCGACCCCGGGTTCACTCAGGAGGAGACCGGATCACTGCAGGTGTTCGCGGCCCAGGCCGCGGTCGCCATGGAACTGGCCGAACGCCGCCGGGACGCGGAGCAGATCGCGTTGCTCGAGGACCGTGACCGCATCGCGCGGGATCTGCACGACCTGGCGATCCAGCGTCTGTTCGCCACGGCCATGACTCTGCAGAGCGCGGCGCGCTTCATCCAGCACGCCAAGGCCGCGGAACGGGTCCAGCGGGCCGTGGGGGACCTTGACGAGACGATCAAGATCATCCGATCGACGATCTTCGGGCTGCGAGCCAGAGAGGGCGACGGCACGTCGTCCGCGCTGCGGGCCCGTGCGGTCCGCACCGTCGCGGAGACGGCGCCGGCACTGGGCTTCGCCCCCGGTATCCGGATGGAGGGTCTGCTCGACACGCACGTACCGAGGGACACCGTCGAGCACCTCGTAGCGGTCCTGACGGAGTCCTTGACCAACGTCGCACGCCACGCCCACGCCGGCCGTGCCGATGTCGTCCTGGAGACGGACGGCACCTGGGTCGGGCTCACGGTCTCCGACGACGGGGTCGGCATCCCGCCCGGCGGTCACCGCAGCGGACTGCGCAACATGGCGGAACGCGCGTGCAAGCTCGGCGGAGAGATGCGCCTGGAGAGTCCCGAGGGGGGAGGGACTCGCCTCGTGTGGAGGGTGCCCGTGGCGGGGGAGGCCGCCGGGCCGACCCCCTGA
- a CDS encoding response regulator transcription factor, producing the protein MMGSERADGVTEIKVFLLDDHEVVRRGVHDLLDDEPDITVVGEGASVAQALARVPALRPDVAVLDVRLPDGDGVTVCRELRSSMPDLACLMLTSFDDEEALLDSIMAGAAGYVLKQIEGSDLVSAVRTVARGQSLLDPSATTKVMARLRGGQEPEEPDALPGLTQRERDILALIGEGLTNRQIGQRLYLAEKTVKNHISRLLAKLGVERRIQAAVIATHAQDRMRTEGH; encoded by the coding sequence ATGATGGGCAGCGAGCGGGCCGACGGGGTGACCGAGATCAAGGTCTTCCTTCTGGACGATCACGAGGTCGTCCGGCGGGGGGTGCACGACCTGCTGGACGACGAGCCCGACATCACCGTGGTCGGCGAGGGGGCGAGTGTCGCACAGGCCCTGGCCCGGGTCCCGGCGCTGCGGCCGGACGTGGCCGTACTGGATGTGCGCCTGCCGGACGGCGACGGGGTGACCGTGTGCCGGGAACTGCGTTCGAGCATGCCCGACCTGGCCTGTCTGATGCTGACCTCGTTCGACGACGAGGAGGCGCTGCTCGACTCGATCATGGCGGGTGCGGCCGGTTACGTGCTGAAACAGATCGAGGGCTCGGATCTCGTCTCCGCGGTGCGTACCGTGGCCCGTGGACAGTCCCTCCTGGACCCGAGCGCCACCACGAAAGTGATGGCACGGCTGCGCGGCGGGCAGGAGCCCGAGGAGCCGGACGCGCTGCCCGGCCTGACCCAGCGGGAGCGGGACATCCTGGCGCTGATCGGAGAGGGGCTCACCAATCGGCAGATCGGCCAGCGGCTGTATCTGGCGGAGAAGACGGTCAAGAACCACATCTCCCGCCTGCTCGCCAAGCTTGGGGTGGAGCGGCGCATCCAGGCCGCCGTGATCGCGACCCACGCCCAGGACCGCATGCGGACCGAAGGACACTGA
- a CDS encoding universal stress protein encodes MALPLVVGVDGSDGSLQAIDWAVDEALLRRLPLRLVYASLWERYEGVRPAVGRERPSEQVMADNIVGTAAERVRRYGPDLEIDTEVVPAEAVSALLAEGMHATAVITGSRGRGELKGALLGSVSLAVAARADCPVIVVRGDKPALSGSHQRVLLGAGDPDTSGEALRFAFDEAEIRDCELDVVRAWRCPEYEIMGAAALADAGHQHQERASALIDTLTAEAVTAHPSVQMRRTTIEGPARKVLVARSAAADLVVVGARHRSGHFGLQLGRVTHTLLQHAACPVAVVPQAA; translated from the coding sequence ATGGCACTTCCCCTGGTGGTCGGAGTCGACGGGTCGGACGGCAGCCTGCAGGCCATCGACTGGGCGGTGGACGAGGCGCTGCTGCGCCGACTCCCGTTGCGCCTCGTCTACGCCTCGCTGTGGGAGCGGTACGAGGGTGTCCGACCGGCCGTGGGCCGGGAGCGCCCCTCCGAACAGGTGATGGCGGACAACATCGTCGGCACGGCCGCCGAACGTGTTCGCCGGTACGGCCCCGACCTGGAGATCGACACCGAGGTGGTGCCCGCGGAGGCGGTGTCCGCGCTGCTGGCCGAAGGCATGCACGCCACGGCGGTGATCACGGGATCACGCGGCCGTGGAGAGCTCAAAGGGGCGCTGCTCGGCTCGGTGAGCCTGGCCGTCGCCGCGCGGGCCGACTGCCCCGTGATCGTGGTCCGGGGCGACAAGCCCGCGCTGTCCGGCTCCCACCAGCGTGTCCTGCTGGGTGCGGGCGACCCCGACACGAGCGGTGAGGCGCTGCGGTTCGCATTCGACGAGGCCGAGATACGAGATTGCGAACTGGACGTGGTACGGGCCTGGCGCTGCCCGGAGTACGAGATCATGGGGGCCGCGGCGCTGGCCGATGCCGGGCATCAGCACCAGGAGCGGGCGTCCGCCCTGATCGACACGTTGACAGCGGAGGCAGTGACGGCGCATCCCAGTGTCCAGATGCGCAGGACGACGATCGAGGGGCCCGCCCGCAAGGTGCTGGTGGCACGGTCGGCCGCCGCCGATCTCGTCGTCGTGGGCGCCAGGCACAGGTCCGGCCACTTCGGCCTCCAGCTCGGGCGAGTCACCCACACCCTGCTCCAGCACGCGGCCTGCCCGGTGGCGGTCGTGCCCCAGGCGGCGTGA
- a CDS encoding OsmC family protein, with protein sequence MKLHTRCGRTINVTRFAPEGLPGRMGRVVLDTSFSTHDEDELWASLTAEEARRLAGLLLYQAAAVDPEPRPDPGAVEVVPLVGDAYEIRVRGHVLTVDQPLTDGGKDTAPTPVELCVAAVASCAAHYAGRFLDRHGVGRDGLSVRARFRMADDRPARVASLSLTVVAPELPPEKLGALRAVVAHCTVTNSLTRPPETELRVINGAPEDAPGPLET encoded by the coding sequence ATGAAACTGCACACACGCTGTGGCCGCACGATCAACGTCACCCGGTTCGCCCCGGAAGGTCTGCCCGGGCGGATGGGCCGGGTCGTCCTGGACACCTCGTTCTCCACCCACGACGAGGACGAGCTGTGGGCGTCGCTCACGGCCGAGGAGGCAAGACGCCTGGCCGGGCTGCTGCTGTACCAGGCCGCCGCCGTGGATCCGGAGCCCCGTCCCGACCCCGGAGCGGTCGAGGTGGTGCCGTTAGTCGGGGACGCCTACGAGATACGCGTCCGTGGACACGTCCTGACCGTCGATCAGCCGCTCACCGACGGAGGCAAGGACACCGCTCCCACCCCGGTGGAACTGTGCGTCGCGGCGGTGGCCTCGTGCGCGGCGCACTACGCCGGGCGGTTCCTGGACCGGCACGGTGTGGGCCGTGACGGTCTGTCCGTCCGCGCGCGATTCCGGATGGCGGACGACCGGCCGGCCCGGGTGGCTTCGCTGTCCCTCACAGTCGTGGCTCCGGAGCTGCCACCGGAGAAGCTGGGAGCACTGCGTGCGGTGGTGGCCCACTGCACGGTCACGAACTCCCTCACCAGGCCGCCGGAGACAGAGCTACGGGTCATCAACGGCGCCCCGGAGGACGCCCCGGGTCCGCTCGAAACCTGA
- a CDS encoding pyridoxamine 5'-phosphate oxidase family protein encodes MYAHVGDRLVVESPSTGVVRRDGEIVGLHHDDGTPPYDVRWSDTGDVTLVFPGPDAHVDRPGEPQDQVPEARRTTRPAHRAPKPATGAGDIGRRLLAARRRKGLGLEEVARRAGMAPQYVAYLENHTADPGFGSLLRLADALGTTYAELQGGGTDRPPGQGVALATPRLSDLDGDECRALLSTHGVGRLAFTSEHGPCVLPVNYDYDAAEGEVVFRTAPGSAAAAAADHEVAFEVDHVDDAMSQGWSVLVVGRCRAVTDPEEARRLDEAAHTVPWAGGARTFWFAVSTGRLTGRRITSAAGS; translated from the coding sequence ATGTACGCGCACGTTGGCGACCGGCTGGTCGTCGAGAGTCCCTCCACCGGCGTCGTCCGGCGGGATGGGGAGATCGTCGGCCTGCACCACGACGACGGGACTCCGCCCTACGACGTCCGCTGGTCCGACACCGGAGACGTCACCTTGGTCTTTCCCGGTCCCGACGCGCATGTGGACCGTCCCGGGGAGCCCCAGGACCAGGTGCCGGAGGCGAGGCGGACAACTCGCCCGGCCCACCGAGCGCCGAAGCCTGCCACCGGCGCAGGGGACATCGGGCGACGCCTGCTCGCCGCCCGCCGGCGCAAGGGCCTGGGGCTCGAGGAGGTGGCCCGGAGAGCGGGTATGGCACCCCAGTACGTGGCCTACTTGGAGAATCACACCGCGGACCCGGGCTTCGGCTCCCTGCTGCGGCTGGCAGATGCCCTTGGGACCACGTACGCCGAACTGCAGGGGGGCGGCACGGACCGCCCGCCCGGGCAGGGAGTGGCCCTCGCCACCCCGCGTCTGAGCGACCTCGACGGGGACGAATGCCGGGCACTGCTGTCCACGCACGGAGTGGGGCGCCTGGCGTTCACCTCGGAGCACGGTCCCTGCGTGCTTCCCGTCAACTACGACTACGACGCGGCGGAAGGGGAGGTCGTCTTCCGCACCGCTCCGGGCTCGGCGGCGGCCGCGGCCGCGGACCATGAGGTCGCCTTCGAGGTCGACCACGTGGACGACGCGATGAGCCAGGGGTGGAGTGTCCTTGTCGTGGGCCGGTGCCGGGCCGTCACGGATCCGGAAGAGGCACGCCGGCTGGACGAGGCCGCCCACACCGTGCCCTGGGCGGGCGGGGCGCGTACGTTCTGGTTCGCCGTGTCGACCGGGCGTCTGACGGGGCGACGGATCACGTCGGCGGCCGGCTCATGA
- a CDS encoding CBS domain-containing protein — protein MQHRTVGDLMTRGVVQVHKDASFKTIARLLADNDVTALPVVDDLRHPLGVVSEADLVVRIAERPDPAGPVVYAASPRTDDTAGDDVTAEALMTAPAECARPEWTVVEAARAMESGGVKRLPVVDEVGQLVGIVSRGDLLRVFLRRDEALREEISRDLLVRTLGLAPTSLTVDVTDGRVTLKGRVDSAELVPVIERLCLGVDGVVSVDTEIVSRSGESVEESIS, from the coding sequence ATGCAGCACCGAACGGTGGGAGACCTCATGACCCGAGGTGTCGTCCAGGTCCACAAGGACGCGTCGTTCAAGACGATCGCGCGTTTGCTGGCCGACAACGACGTCACCGCCCTACCCGTGGTCGACGATCTCCGACACCCCCTCGGCGTCGTGTCGGAGGCCGATCTGGTGGTCAGGATCGCCGAACGCCCCGACCCGGCCGGGCCGGTTGTCTACGCGGCCTCGCCCCGGACGGACGACACTGCGGGCGACGACGTCACGGCGGAAGCGCTGATGACGGCGCCGGCGGAGTGCGCACGACCGGAGTGGACCGTCGTGGAGGCCGCGCGGGCGATGGAGTCCGGAGGAGTCAAGCGTCTGCCCGTGGTGGACGAGGTGGGACAACTGGTGGGCATCGTCAGCCGCGGCGATCTCCTCCGGGTGTTCCTGCGTCGGGACGAAGCCCTGCGCGAGGAGATCAGCCGTGACCTGCTCGTCCGGACTCTGGGCCTTGCGCCGACCAGCCTGACGGTGGACGTCACCGATGGCCGCGTCACGCTGAAGGGCCGCGTGGACAGCGCGGAGCTGGTCCCCGTCATCGAGCGCCTCTGCCTGGGTGTCGACGGCGTGGTGTCCGTCGACACCGAGATCGTCAGCCGTTCCGGGGAGTCGGTGGAGGAGAGCATCAGCTGA
- a CDS encoding Rv1733c family protein — protein MRRTRTVRRSLWRWRRNPLRRREDVLEGWILLLVWLLVAVAAPVAGILGAQASAHGSAQRRADHHPVTAVLLSDTSRNALADGATGGRVDASVRWTAPDGTRHSGKATVDENTKAGSRVTVWTDRQDRLTTAPPTASQAGVDAVFMGAASTFAVVTAAAAGYYGFKLVLDRRRRAAWEDEWREIGSQWGRAAS, from the coding sequence ATGCGCAGGACCAGAACCGTTCGCCGGTCTCTGTGGCGCTGGCGCCGCAATCCGCTGCGCCGCCGCGAAGACGTGCTGGAGGGCTGGATCCTGCTACTCGTCTGGCTGCTGGTCGCTGTCGCGGCCCCCGTGGCCGGAATACTGGGGGCGCAGGCCTCAGCTCACGGCTCGGCACAGCGACGCGCGGATCACCATCCCGTCACAGCAGTCCTGCTGTCGGACACCTCCCGCAATGCCCTGGCCGACGGAGCCACGGGGGGCCGCGTCGACGCGTCCGTGCGCTGGACGGCACCCGACGGTACGCGGCACTCGGGCAAGGCCACGGTCGACGAGAACACGAAGGCGGGTTCCCGGGTCACGGTCTGGACGGACCGGCAGGACCGCCTGACGACCGCGCCCCCCACCGCCAGTCAGGCAGGCGTGGACGCTGTTTTCATGGGCGCCGCCTCGACCTTCGCCGTCGTTACAGCGGCGGCGGCCGGCTACTACGGGTTCAAGTTGGTTCTCGACCGCCGGCGGCGCGCGGCGTGGGAGGACGAGTGGCGGGAGATCGGGTCCCAGTGGGGCCGCGCTGCCAGCTGA